One stretch of uncultured Desulfovibrio sp. DNA includes these proteins:
- a CDS encoding CTP synthase has product MKTKYIFVTGGVLSSLGKGLAAASLGALLQTRGLTVTIQKLDPYINVDPGTMNPFQHGEVFVTDDGAETDLDLGHYERYLNVPMSRKNNTTSGAIYNHVIAKERHGDYLGATVQVIPHITDEIKSVVLSLSEGEDAPDVAIIEIGGTVGDIEGLPFLEAIRQLRSDLGRDNCLNIHLTLVPYLRSAGEHKTKPTQHSVKELLSIGIQPDIILCRCEQSIPEELRRKIALFCNVDQDAVFSSVDVNNIYEVPLKFYEEGFDQKVAIMLRLPARNAHLEAWEKLVSDCANPKGKVTIAIVGKYVDLKEAYKSLHEALIHGGVANRVEVELRYVNSENVDESNCAESFKGCHGILVPGGFGYRGVEGKIAAIRYARENNIPFFGICLGMQCAVIEFARHVANLDDANSEEFNPLSDHKVIYLMTEWFDFRTKNVEKRDAGSDKGGTMRLGSYPCKVQPDTKAFVAYKKGMVDERHRHRYEFNNAFKEMLGEKGMVFSGTAPDDSLVEIIELKNHPWFLGCQFHPEFKSRPMNAHPLFREFIGAAKKFAKV; this is encoded by the coding sequence CTGCTGCAAACGCGCGGGCTTACGGTAACCATCCAGAAGCTTGATCCTTACATCAATGTTGACCCCGGCACCATGAACCCGTTCCAGCACGGCGAAGTATTTGTTACCGATGACGGCGCGGAAACGGATCTGGATCTCGGGCACTACGAACGTTACCTCAACGTGCCCATGTCGCGGAAGAACAACACCACTTCCGGCGCCATTTACAACCACGTTATCGCCAAGGAACGTCACGGCGATTACCTGGGCGCCACGGTGCAGGTGATCCCGCACATTACTGATGAAATCAAGAGCGTGGTGCTCTCCCTTTCAGAAGGCGAAGACGCGCCCGATGTCGCCATTATCGAAATCGGCGGCACCGTGGGCGACATCGAAGGTCTGCCCTTTCTTGAGGCCATCCGCCAGTTGCGTTCCGACCTTGGACGCGACAACTGCCTGAACATTCACCTTACCCTGGTCCCCTACCTGCGCAGCGCTGGCGAGCACAAAACCAAGCCCACCCAGCACAGCGTCAAGGAACTGCTCTCCATCGGCATTCAGCCCGACATTATTCTGTGCCGCTGCGAGCAGAGCATCCCCGAAGAACTGCGCCGCAAGATCGCCCTGTTCTGCAATGTGGATCAGGACGCCGTGTTCTCTTCGGTGGACGTGAACAATATTTATGAAGTGCCGCTCAAGTTCTATGAGGAAGGCTTTGACCAGAAGGTGGCCATCATGCTGCGCCTGCCCGCGCGCAATGCCCACCTTGAGGCCTGGGAAAAACTCGTAAGCGACTGCGCCAACCCCAAGGGCAAGGTCACCATTGCCATTGTGGGCAAGTACGTTGACCTCAAGGAAGCTTACAAGAGTCTGCACGAAGCCCTCATTCACGGCGGCGTTGCCAACCGTGTTGAGGTGGAACTGCGCTACGTCAATTCCGAGAATGTGGACGAAAGCAACTGCGCGGAATCCTTCAAGGGCTGTCATGGCATTCTTGTGCCCGGCGGCTTTGGCTATCGCGGCGTGGAAGGCAAGATTGCCGCCATCCGCTATGCGCGTGAAAACAACATTCCCTTCTTCGGCATCTGCCTTGGCATGCAGTGCGCGGTTATCGAATTTGCCCGCCACGTGGCAAATCTTGATGACGCCAACTCGGAAGAATTCAACCCGCTTTCTGATCACAAGGTTATCTACCTTATGACCGAGTGGTTCGACTTCCGCACCAAGAACGTTGAAAAACGCGATGCGGGCAGCGACAAGGGCGGCACCATGCGCCTTGGCTCCTACCCCTGCAAGGTGCAGCCCGATACCAAGGCCTTTGTGGCCTACAAGAAGGGCATGGTTGATGAACGCCACCGCCACCGCTACGAATTCAACAATGCCTTCAAGGAAATGCTGGGCGAAAAGGGCATGGTTTTCAGCGGCACCGCCCCTGACGATTCGCTTGTGGAAATCATTGAGCTGAAGAACCATCCCTGGTTCCTTGGCTGCCAGTTCCACCCCGAATTCAAGTCCCGGCCCATGAACGCGCATCCGCTGTTCCGCGAATTTATCGGAGCGGCGAAAAAGTTCGCCAAGGTGTAA